From Camelina sativa cultivar DH55 chromosome 5, Cs, whole genome shotgun sequence:
ataataataatatgaaaaaagaagtttttgataCATGTATACACTCTGTCAAGTGCAATACTTCCATCAAATAAGTTTCAACAATATTATGCACCTTTTGTAATAATCTCAaacagcaaaacaaaacaagagaagagatTACGTCTGAATCAACagcaaatttgaatttgtttatataactgacaaatatttttctcaGATTTATTTCTTaagaaatccaaacaaaaataatccaaaaaacagaaatcaaaatATTCAGGAACCAGTTAAGGAGCGCGGCTGTATTATTACTACTCTTGGGCAGCAATGACACTGATCTCACCTCTCTCAAGCAAGTCATAGAAAGCTCTGGTTTTCCTCTGTTCGTTCCAATGGTGCATCTTCCAGAGACCACCAGCAGCTAAACCGAGTGCCATACCGATAATTAACTCCTTGACAACACTAGGACCCTTCAATGTAGCATGCGCAACTTTGTGTCC
This genomic window contains:
- the LOC104784554 gene encoding probable cytochrome c oxidase subunit 5C-1 gives rise to the protein MAGHKVAHATLKGPSVVKELIIGMALGLAAGGLWKMHHWNEQRKTRAFYDLLERGEISVIAAQE